GCACGCCGCCGTCGTCCGTGGGGGAGAGCACGCCCGTGTCCTCGGTCAGGAAGGCGCGGGCGCCGTCCGCGGCGGGGACGAAGTGGGCGGCGGTGCGGGCGGGGTCGTCGAGGTAGCCGGCCGCCACCATGGGCCCGGCCAGGCGCACGCGCGGCGGGGCGTCGGGGCCGTCCGGGGCCACCGCGACGGCGACGCCGGGCAGCGGCACGCCGTCGTAGACGCAGCCGCCGCACGTCTCGGCCATGCCGTAGGTGGCGGTGAGGCGCACCCCCGCCGCCTCGGCCGCGGCCCGCAGCGCGGGATCGAGCCGGGCACCGCCCACGAGCACGCGGTCGAAGGAGCGCAGGGCCGCCCGCCCGGCCGGGTCGGCGTCGGCCGCCAGGAGGCGCGCGAGCTGGGTGGGGACGAGCGAGACGAGCCGGGGGCCGGCGTCGTCGGGCAGGGCGGCCGCCCCGGTGGCGAACGCCGCGGGCGTGAAGGGGCCCGGGGGCAGGGCCACGGGTGCGGTCCCGGCCGCGATCGAGCGGGAGAGCACGGCGAGCCCGGCCACGTAGTGCACGCCGAGGGCCAGCAGCCACGCCCCCTCGCCCCCGAGCCGCCGGGCCGTGGCCGCGGCCGAGGCGCGCAGGGCCGCGCCGGTCAGGACGATCTGCTTCGGCGTGCCCGTGGACCCGGAGGTGC
This sequence is a window from Micrococcus porci. Protein-coding genes within it:
- a CDS encoding AMP-binding protein; its protein translation is MPATADALARATDALAAAFDGGAPVELTADGAVLPRPEARDPRRCGDPDAVAVVRTSGSTGTPKQIVLTGAALRASAAATARRLGGEGAWLLALGVHYVAGLAVLSRSIAAGTAPVALPPGPFTPAAFATGAAALPDDAGPRLVSLVPTQLARLLAADADPAGRAALRSFDRVLVGGARLDPALRAAAEAAGVRLTATYGMAETCGGCVYDGVPLPGVAVAVAPDGPDAPPRVRLAGPMVAAGYLDDPARTAAHFVPAADGARAFLTEDTGVLSPTDDGGVRLAVTGRLDDVVITGGVKVSAAAVTAVLEAHPGVAAAHVAGVPDPEWGARLCAAVVPAHPAAAPDEAVLRAHVRAALGAVAVPKTWLVLDALPLLSTGKTDRQALAARFTAG